cctggtacggcaactgctccgcctacaaccgtaaggctctccagagggtagtgaggtctgcacaacgcatcaccgggggcaaaggaaggccaaaaagatcaaggacaacaaccacccgagccactgcctgttcaccccgctatcatccagaaggcgaggtcagtacaggtgcatcaaagcggggaccgagacagaagctgtttttcaatctcaaggccaccagactgttaaacagccatcactaacattgagtggctgctgccaacatactgactcaaatctctagccactttaataataaaaaattggatgtaataaatgtgtcactagtcactttaaacaatgccactttacataatgtttacataccttacattactcatctcatatgtatatactgtattctataccatctactgcatcttgcctatgccgttcggccatcgctcttccatatatttatatgtacatattcttattcattcctttgttgttgtgaaattgttagattacttgttagatattactgcatggtcggaactagaacaacaagcatttcgctacattcgcattaacatctgctaaccatgtgtatgtgaccaataaaatttgatttgtaagTGCTTTGAAAGGAAAAAAGTCTTTATGTTTTCTACAATAAACACTACAAAACATGAATTTCATCCTCAGAAAATAACCCTAAACAAAGCCAATTGTTTTTGTTGAACCTGTTTCCCAACACATGACATCAGAGGCTGGCTCTACTTTGTGggcatgtatttccatggaagcTGCAATGTACTTGTTTCAAGGAACTACGCAATAAGGAAGTAGGTCTACCACTTTTTTTATCAGAAATTCAACCTCAATGTTTGCATGAGGCTTGTACTGTTAACACTATTTAGCCTATCAAACATCAGATGCAATGAAACTGACTATTTTACTATTTTGGGAAGCCATTAGAAGAGAAGTCACTTTTAGAGGCTGGAGATTAGTTTGACGACCTTGATGTGGAATCTAGATGTTATTGCTCAGTATTTCAACTGAAGTACACATcttatttgtttacatcccagaTGAACAACATGCTTTAGACAGATGAGGCAAAGACAAGACATGTTATATCTCGTCAACAATTAACTGTTGCAGTTTCCCACACAAATGTTTATTTACAGAAGCTGTACATCCAAAATGTGGAACATTTCTAGACATGAGGCTACAGCATTTTCATGGCAGAATGGTATTCAAACTGTTAATATAATATAGAAAAAAACATATATGAGCTCAAGTCCCCAAAATAAAAGAAATTGTAAAGTGAAGTGCAAAAGTGTCTACTGTATAATCACACACAATGATAAGAGCTGTCATTGTCTATTTGCATGGCTTGGACTGAACAGAAAGCAGTAAGAAAGGGACTTCCAGGTATCGGACATTGTCCTCCTTGTGAGTTGGGTATGACATTTAGAGGCATGTTCCCCATGGAGCTTTGAGGGATCTCAGTCATCAAACACTTGTTCAGCAGTTTGTCTGAAACCCACTGATCTGGGCTATTTTGTCCCAGGCTCTGTAAAGCCTGATAATCGCAGTCACTCGGGGGGAGGCAGCATCCAGGGTCAGGCAGGCTGTGGTAACATGGATTCACATCGTAAATCAGTGGCTCGCTACTGTCCACATCCTGGAAACCCTTAAGTGGCAGTGGCACATCCATGAAGGCATCAGTTCCTCTCTCATTGTCCTTACTGACCGCCTCACTGAAGCTCTGATATCCAGGAACGACACTGATAACATTGTGAGGTTCGGACACATTGCTGTCATTAGAGCCGTAGATCAGAGTGGTGTCCTCTGCTGACGTGGTAGTCTCTGAATCATCACTGGCGCCATTACACGGGTGATATGAAAAGTCGGTTTGCAAGAGGGGTGCACAGTTAGTGGAcaagttaaggtcttgttgaccAGTACCAAGAAATAGCTGTGGATGGCCATTTTTCAACACTTCAGCCTCCCCAGAATGGTAGTAGGAGTTACAAAAGAGCAGAGGCTGCGTAGGAAATGAGGATGTTTTGCTTGTTGTTAACTCTTGAATGGGCACTGAGGGGGAGTAGGTAATATTGTTGTAACAAGACGACCCACAAGAGCCTCCAGACTCACTCATGAAATGAAAAGGATTGTAGTCAGATGAACACACACCAATGTCTCTATTTGACTCAGGGCAGTTCATTTGTGTACCATCATCTGTCTTAGGAGGGGCTAAAAGCAATGACTGAGGATTCCCGTCCAAAGGAACAAGGCTGGGAAAGACTTTGCTCAGGGCCTCTTGAAGATGGCTAATGATTTGCACATTACTAGGCTCCGGGCTCATGGAACATTTGTGGGCATAACCCAAGGAAGATGATGAGTCAAGCTCTGAGCCACTACCTCTTCCACTGCTCCCATCTACTATCGAGGGGTTTGTCCTGTAGAGAAAAGACAAGCGGGCAACTTACAGTGAATTAAAGCTTATTTTCATTGCAAGGAATTGACTGCCCACACGAATAGGACTGAACCCAAAGACACCTTTTCATTTTGCTATGTTTATAGTGCATCTATACGCTCACCATGCTTTTCCTTCAGTGTCCATTTTTGAAGAATCAACATGGATGGAGGATAAAGGTATTTTGGGAGGAAACAATACCTGTGGTGGAGAACAAACATCACTAAATGCAAATACACAAATGGAAGGAATTACAGTATGAAAGTAATGAAGGTTTACAGTTTATTTAAACATAGAATATTTAAGctataaggcctgaggaggtgtggtaaatggccaatataccacggctaagggctgttcttctgCACAACGCAACGCAGAATGCCTGGACaaagcccttagctgtggtacattggccatatagcacaaaccactgaggtgccttattgctattcgAAACTAGCTACGAATGTaactattctaaaatatatatattttttttattatcatacccatggtatacggtctgatataccacggctttcagactatcagcattcagggctcaaaccacccagtttataattggaGATAGAGCCTCACCTTAGGTACTCCTGGAACCATATACAAAAGGTCTTGGTTTGAACATTTAGGAATATTATCCCACAACTTGGCTTTGAGTCTGCAGAGGGGGGAAATAGGAGGATTTGAAAGCCTATAGGGCCAATATGAAGCGGTATGATAACAAATGTTTGTGGAAACAGACATACTGTCACCTACAGACATGTCAGGACAACTTACCTAACACTGCACCAAAACAAAGCACTTGTGATGATGATAACAGCAATGCAACTGAAAGCAATGACAATCTGGAGTACTTTCCGAGATGATGCAGCTGTGGAGCAGAGAAGAATACACAATGAGCTACAAGGTGAAAGTGAAATTAAGGTTTGAAAACCCATGGATTATAAATCTCATTTAATCACTTACGGTTGGTGAATTCCAACTCTTCACTCCAGTCACTGAAACGACCGCTCATGTCAGTATAGGTTCTGACCTTCAGAGCATAAATGGTGTTTGGCTCCAAGTCTCTGCCAAGTAATTCATGGGAAGTTGTTGAGTCATTTTTGGACACCTGTAGGAAGAAAGGAAAGGGCTAGAAGGAATGTTGTCTTTGTGATGTGACAGCAAACGTGGGAATGCTGTATATCACCCTCCTTTACCTCATCTGTTTCTCCTTTCTTTCTGTAGCTCAATTCGGCAATCAAGTTAGAAAACGGTACATCATCAGGGTAGTTTGTCTTCCATTTGACCAGGAAATTCCCATTTTTTGTTGGTTTCACCATTTGGACGGTGGGAGTTTTGGGTTTTACTGTATAGGGCAATGATAGGGATGGTTTGACATATCAATCAATTAAAGAATGGTTTCATTTCATGCAATATTCTTTATAACAGTAATTCATTTTCAAATAGCAATCTGCATATGTAGATGCAACTCACTGCTGCATTTGATACAGAGGACTTTGGAATTTAGGCGCTTCCCAGAATTCCAAAGTGTTGCATTAAACTCCTCCCTAATAGTAAAGACCATTGGATCAATGGAGCATCCACATTTGGAAACATCATTGGACCTCTCCTTTTCCTTGAAAGTACAATCAATCTGGGCCCTGGGAAATAAGTTGAATAATAATGCAGTTTTGAAATGAAATATGACTTCTTGGTGAGATTAACATCGACAATATAAAAACTTAATCATAAacttacatattttcttcgcccAATAATTTCAATgtcatgttgtattcagcacacgtAGACTTGTCAGTTGTAAAATGACAAACCATAATTTTCTCATAGTCGTTGAGGCATTGAAGATTTCCGTCACTCATTGCTACAAGTAATTAACAAACAAAAAGCTTGTCAAATGTTAATCATGATCAGGCAAAAATACTGTGGTTAAATCTACTTACATGTTTATAGGCTATATAAAAAAGACTACTTACCATCGTCAGCTATCAAAGTCCCAAAGGTTGTGAATATAATAATCAACAGAAACATTGTTGCTGAATACTTTAGAGTAAACCACACAGTATAATTCAATCTGAAATCAGAAAGAGAAAATGTTTCATGTTATTGTTTAAATTCCTACACAataaaataggctacatgtaggCTAAATGTGAAGAAGTGACTATTAATACAGTAATACGTTTTTTGTGGGTCTGCAGTTGTTGCTTTTGTTAATAGACCTAACTTTCCCACTAGTTTCCCTTGATTACATAGAGATATAGCAAATCGAAAGTCACTCACCCACACAATGATATATTAAAATTGAGGAAGTACTCATTCCTTTAAATTAACAAAAAACAATGAATCTATAATACAATATATAGTCTTCATACGATCTACAGTGGTAACAATCATTTGTTACTTTACACAAATAGAAAGAGCTGCTGTTTTGACAACGACGAATTGCTTACTGGCAATTACAGATCCAATAGGACACACCTTTCATGGGAAGTTCGCCCCCCTTCCTTGTATGGCCATATCGCACGCACTTacgctttgtttttgttttatggtTGATTACCAACTTCGAATTCCATCAACGACATTTTAATAATATTGCAATCTTTTTGCAACTTAATCTATTACAGGGAAGTCTGGTTTCAGATAAAGACATGGAACACCGAGCCACATAGTTTACAATCTAAACCATAGCTAATGTACAATGTTTGCCTTTTTGCTTGAGACGCTTTTGGTCTACCAGTCCGCTTGGGGGCGGTAGCACCTTGGCTTCAAGATGGTTTTCCAGGAACACCGTAAACGTAACTACAGAGGAAGAGGTAGGCCCGTGCAAGTCTCACGCACAACCCGCgaaaacaaagctagctagctcattttTGACAGAAGTAAAAGGAACCCAGCATTAACAAAACAGAGCAAccttttctgttcccaaaacaaaAATCTGTTACGAACACAGTACATTAAGATTTATAGACTTGGCGCTTTGCCAAAGTAAAATATAAATgtgttgtttaggagtgcaaggtCGAATTGAGTTTGTGCACAAAGACACTTCCAAGAGGATGCAttccctaacagaaatatgcaaatacatgctacaaCGCGCtaataggatctcactagcttgTACTTGGctttgcccacctccttgcttgttctgcccactattcTTAATTTCCTCCCACTGTAAACGACACAGATGAAGTATCTTGTGTTAGTTATACATATATTTGATAGCAGCCTACACAAGAAATAACTAAtattgataaccatctagatgtcACCTTGATACATACATAGTCTACTACTCAATAGGAAGGGCATGAACGGCAACAACACCGGGACAGTGCCCTTCGCTCCTGCTTGACAAGCACTACTGTCCGGCAACGGCGTGGGAAGTAGCTACCTAGTAGCCAATATCAGGGTGATAGTCACAGtaagcacacacatacaacccATGAAGCAACAGTACACCCATCATCAatcatttttataaaaaataaactgtcTTCAGTTTTTTACCTGAATGTAAAATTATTTGCTTAAAACAGTGAAATCCGACTCAAGACTCATCCTCTGGCTTCAAAACAAAAGTCCAAACTCTCACAGTACTGTAGCTCAAATGTATGGTAGCGGCATGATAAGAAACGAAAAATAAACAACACTGCTCAATTAAAACCATctgacagagtttctaaaccatacTCTTCTGTCTTTGGTGTAACCTATAGCAGAGTGCTTTTGACACACCCACGgctttcctttcgacacacccactcgcCCATACTCCGGTCACCATATTGGGTTCCAGCTACCTCCTCGCAACGTTGGATGTGTTTGTGAGtattggtgtgtgcgtgtgtgtgagagagagagatctatatACACAAAAACTGAGAGTACAAAACATCAGGAACACGTGtgctttccatgacatagattgaccaggtgaatccaggtgaaagctatgatccccttgttaaatccacttcaatcagtgtagatgaaggggagtgtttttaagccctgagacaattgagatatggattgtgtatgtatgccattcagagggtgaatgggtaagacaaaatataaggtgttcctaatattttgtacagtcagtgtgagTACAGGAGTCTGCGTGCGAGTTGCGTTGTTTATTACTACCGGAGAGCTACACACGCACCCTGAgggagctagctaacattactgtTTGACAGCTAGagataactatactgaacaaagacATAAATGCAAcacacaacaatttcaaagatttgactgaattacagttcatataaggaaatcagttaatttaaatatattcattaggccttaatctaatggatttcacatgactgggaatagacGTGCATCCGTTGgcgcgtggatcagaaaaccggtcagtatctggtgtgaccaccatttgcctcatgcagcgtgacacatcttcgcatagagttgatcaggctgttgattgtggcctgtggaatgttgtcccactcttcaatggctgtgcgaagttgttggCTGTGcgaatattggcgggaactggaacacactgttgtagatgtcgatccagagcatcccaaacgtgctcaacaggtgacatgtctggtgagtatgcaggccatggatgaACTTGGACATTTCCAGCTTCCAGGAACTGTGTAcaaatccttgcaacatggggccgtgcgttatcatgctgaaacatgaggcaatggatgaatggcacgacaatgggcctcaggatctcatcactgtatctctgtgcattcaaattgccatcgataaaaatgcaattgtgtttctCGTTAGTAGCTTATGCCTGCGCATACCATAATCCACCATGGagcactgttcacaacgttgacagctcgcccacacaatgctgTATGCGTGGTCTGCAGTTGTCAGGCCGGTTGGCCgcaatgccaaattctctaaaacgacgttggaagttgcttatggtacagaaattaacattacgttctctggcaaaagctcagGTGGACATTCCGGCAGTCaggatgccaattgcacgctccctcagatcttgagacatctgtggcattgtgttgtgacaaaactacatATGTTAGaatggtcttttattgtccccagcacaaggtgcacctgtgtaatgatcatgctgtttaatccgcttcttgatatgtcacacttGTCAGTTGGATTGTCTtgggaaaggagaaatgctcactaacagggatgtaaacaagtttcgggacaacatttgagagaaataagttttgtgcatatggaacatttcttggatcttttatttcagctcatgaaacatgggaccaacactttgcatgttgcgtttatatttttgttcagtgtagctgaCCACTTTCATCTGTGAGCTAACGTCAGCCTATAATGCAAAGAGGGAAATGGCTTGTCGATGTGTGTGCCCAAGCACTAGCAATTATTGGTCAACCACATCATGTGGGGTCCAATGGAATCTCACACCCTCAAATGCTGCTTATTCAAAATTGTTGTTGAATGTTTTCTAGGGCTTTCCTTGCACCATGGCTCGACCACTGGGAGAAAGCCATAAAAGGTTCCTGCAAACCATGATGGTCAATGGGATCATTGATGGTGCCAAGGCAAGGGCTCTCCACCGGCATTGCTGTGAGACACACGGTGGTAAGAACAGCATAGCTGCATACTATTTTGCCCCTGGTTCTCTGTTTATTTTTTGTCAGCAAAGTGTCTGTATGATAAACCCATAAACTCAAAGGTCCAGTTTTCTAGACACAATAGAGATTCTCTATTGAAAGTGCCTTTAAGTCCAGGAATAGGCTTAATCTAGGTCTGAGAAACTGgccaaaaatgtttttgttgagGGCCACTCGCATGTACACCTTTTTATACAGCACACTATGCTCATGATAAACTCGATGAATTCAGAGGTTATCAATGCCCAGCTGCAGCCCATGTTCATGCAGATCAGAAAAGGGATGTCTGAGGAGGATGGTCTTCAGAACCATGCTTTGGTCAGTGACACTAATCAAATTCATTCACAAAGCTCTTTTACTACTACCATCATGAACTGCTGTTATTTTTCCTGTTGACATCTTCTCCTGTCCAGGTGAACATGGCTGAAACTGATGTGACCAGGATGTCAACTGATTATGCAGACAACGAGTTGGAATTATTCCGAAAAACAGTGAGTATGCTGTTTTTAGTAAATGATAAATGACTGACAATAAGACTTAAGAATTAAATAACATTTGAATATCTCTGTAACAACTGGCATGttcttatttttgtatttgttttttagaTGGACCTAATTGTGGACTCTGACAATGGAACCGCCTCTTCCACGGACATTCTTAACTGTGCCGACAGCCTCCAGACAAAGAAGCTAAAGAAAAGAGAAACGGAACATGTACTGAACAGGCTTGTTCAGGATAAGTGGCTGAATGAGGTGCTGTCTCTGAAGACACATTCTAGGCATGCAGTTATTGCTTCTTGTGCCACTGATTGACTTGCAATCTGTGTTTGTCTTTTCTTCAGAAAAATGGTGACTACTCTCTCTCCACTCGATGTATAATGGAGATGGAGCCATATATTCGGATGTTGTATCAAGACCAGGTCAAGGTCTGCCACATTTGTCACAATGTGGCCTTGCAGGTAAAGTGATACAacttcaatttaaattacagtaaATAAGTTGCATCTAATGTATTCCCCCTGCTAGCTAAATTGGACCCCATGTCAAATCCAAATTGGTGTAACATCTGCTTTTTGTCAGATTCCCAAACTCACTTTTGTCAGTCCTCTGCTCTCTGTTCAAACTTGCTGGAAGGTAGACATGAATGTTTAATGTTGCATGTCTGTTTTGTTGGATATGCTTCTCATGAATGGTGTAGTTGCTACGCAATATGttgactgaatttaaaatgggaTTGACACCACTGATATAGCCTGGTTTTCTAGGCAATGCATTTAGTTTCATGCTTCATTTTTGTAATAATCTGGTCGTTTTACCTCTCAGTGCCAGATGTGTGAAAATCCTACATGTGGCATCAAAATCCACACCCCTTGTGTCGCCAGATACTTCAAAGGAAGGACTGATCCACGATGCCCTGCCTGTGAGGACTTCTGGCCACATGAGATCCCAGGTAATAATGTTACGCTGTTCAAAGAATTGCAACACAAGTGATACCATGATAGATTGTATAGACTATCATAATTTGTATAATGGTCTGTGTATACATATCACTTTAATCTGTTTCGACTCAGACGaagaaaaaacaaatatttacttATCTAGTCATTCATATCATTTCATTTTCCCTTCCCTATAGATGTGTATAGACCTCCGTCCTCTCAGAGCGAGACTCAGTCAGCAGCCAAAGAGAACACGGCCCCCACTCCTCGGTCTACAGCTCAGACCCGGAGGACCAAGAGGTCATAACCTCACAGATGCATGTATAGCTGTCAGAACTTTCAGTACAATGTTTTGCCTTCATTCAAATGTAGAGAACTCAATTTCAGTTTCAATgttgataaaacatttttataattATATATCaaatggccttccctgtagctcagttggtagagcatggtgtttgcaacgccagggttgtgggttcgattcccacggggggccagtacagaaaaagaatgtatgaaatgaaatgtatgcattcactactgtaagtcgctctggataagagcgtctgctaaatgactaaaatgtaaatcaaatatTAATGTTCTCCTGAAAGAATCTAACTTTCATTGAAGCGTCAATGGTCTCCCGTGAGCTCCACTCTTAACTTGATTATCATTAATTTTATTAAGTTACTTTCTAGGAAGTGTGGCAACTACTTCAATCATTCTTTCAGGCAGTTTAAATGGAAAGCTGTGTGTACATAATTTGTGCCTGTGGTTCATTAGGTTGTTAAATTAGAATAGTACTGCCTCATTTGAATAAATTATGGACATTACCTCATCTTTGAGTATCTGCAGGAATAATTTGGGAACAATTAAATATGCTAATTTGAAAAAGCATACCCTATCAAATTAAATGGGTAACAACTCCATATTTTATATGCAGTAGGAAATGAGCATACACTAACTGCTCCTTCATTTAATTTAGTAATGAGTGGAAGCAAGCGCCAATCATGCAGGTAGCTTGGCATTCAATGTGGGCCATAATCACATTCAAGTGTTGATAGATTGAACACAACTGGCTTTCCTTTGTCATGGATATGAGGTGGGAAACTTTTAATTATGTAAAATAGCCATAGTGATAGGCTATTTTCCTCTACTCAAGTTAATTGACTTGAGCAGATTTCCCATAATTCTTCAATATGAATCGCCGTTGTAAATTGAGACTCGTTTCCAACCTTATTCCTTTTTGAATTACCATTGACACTTAACCATGAATTTGTTCATAGAATCAGATGTTTTTAAAGCCATTTGGTGGGCGAGGCTCAGAGGGCTGAAGCAATGAAAGGACAGACATGTTAATGATTGTTTAAGAAAATAACAAACGGACCTAAGTCACAAGATACGTGAGCACATTACTTGCATTTTACAAGACCACTGCAATAACAAATtctgactaaaaacaacctgaatcTGGATCCCTCATGGGTCATGACCACCAGAAGCTCACAGAGAAGCTGAGCTCCAAAGAACGCACGTAATGCCAGTGTTTGACTGGGATGAACAAGACCTCCCCAGGCTGCAACACACACTCTAGGTAGGGAGCCTTCACAAACTCTGGGAATCGCACCACgtctggactctccacctccacctgcaTTAAAGAAAGCTTTCTGTTTAAATGGCAAACACTTTACTAATTTCTCCCATTCAAAGTATGCAGCACTAACAGTTTAGGTAGATCATTTATATGCTAGATTGTTTTTAAGATCATAGACCTGGTGCATGAAGAGATTTAAAATTGAATTTTAACCTGACTAGTGTTGTGTAGGAGCTGCAATTGGTGAGGGTAGAGTTTCTCGGTGTCCTCAGGGGAATACAGACGCATGTACTTTCTCCCAACCACCTGTTACACAATAGGGGACCATGCAGTCAGCAAATTGTGATTGCTAAAATACAGTATCACACATATCTCTGGCAGGGTCCAAATTGCTGTGAGTCTGATCCTACTCGCTGGATGTGTTAGACTCACCTGAGCCAGGAAGTTCTGTTGAGGATCTTGATGAAGGGGGGACACTGTACCTCCTGGCCCAAACCAAGCATTGATCGTGATGTCATCTTCCTCTCCCTCACCAAGACAACAGTAGTCAGGGATACGGATGTCGTCTTTCAGCTCGGGGACCTTGGAGAAGAGTACATTGAACAAAATACTGTTTTTGTAACTGAACAACTTATGCTTTAAATGCAATTTGTATAATACAAAAATGGAGGCAAGGATTATAGAAGCCTGTATCCTACATTtccagtaaaatgtacatttgttgtattttagtcctatagtgaacaaaaataatcgcaacatgcaacaatttaaaagttacagatcatataaggaaatcagtcaattgaaaaattcattaggccctaatctatggatttcacatgactggcaggggcgcagccatgggtggacctgggagggcataggcccacccactggggagcaaggcCCAGCTAACCAGAGTGAGTTTTTCCCactaaagggctttattacagacagaaatactcctcagtttcatcagctgtcctggtggccGGTATTACAACGCCTAAAACGACGGCTAATGGtacagaaattaacattcaattctctggtaacagctctggtggacatacctgcattcagcatgccaattgcacattccctcaaaacttgagacatctgtggcattgtgttgtgtgacaaaactgcacattttagagtgaccctttatccccagcacaaggtgcacctgtgtaatgatcatgctgtttaatcagcttcttgatatgccacatctgtgatggattatcttggcaaagtagaaatgctcactaagaggaatgtaaacaaattgctgcacaacatttgagagaaatatgttcTTTGTGCatgtgaaacatttctgggatcttttatttcagctcatgaaaccatcgctttacatgttgtgtttatatttttgtttagtatatatcAACACTGACATCCTCACccaaatttgttatgtaaaaaacaGGACAGGGCAATGACCAACCTGATCAAATAGCTGGTGCTGAGCAAGATATCCCAAACTTGATGCGTCCTAATGTGAGAGAGAGCGGGAATAGGCATTGAGTGAAAAGCGTCTATCCTTGGCTTATTCTTGGGGTAATATTTTTCACGAGGAAGTACTTACTTTCACAACAATATAGCGATCGATGAATTCATTGACCGTAAGGAGTGTCTGTGACCATTGCTCATCGGTATATCTTGAGCCCACTTCAACAGGTACAGTCCGACAaccagcaacagtttgcaggtaTTCTATGCTTTGCAAAGGGAGAAAACCAAATCAACACAGGTGTCTAGGGGACTATGAGAAGGTAAGGGCAACGGACTAGAGAAGgacacaaaataaagaaaaaggtaCCTCCAAGGA
This genomic stretch from Salmo trutta chromosome 32, fSalTru1.1, whole genome shotgun sequence harbors:
- the LOC115171176 gene encoding uncharacterized protein LOC115171176, coding for MFLLIIIFTTFGTLIADDAMSDGNLQCLNDYEKIMVCHFTTDKSTCAEYNMTLKLLGEENMAQIDCTFKEKERSNDVSKCGCSIDPMVFTIREEFNATLWNSGKRLNSKVLCIKCSIKPKTPTVQMVKPTKNGNFLVKWKTNYPDDVPFSNLIAELSYRKKGETDEVSKNDSTTSHELLGRDLEPNTIYALKVRTYTDMSGRFSDWSEELEFTNPASSRKVLQIVIAFSCIAVIIITSALFWCSVRLKAKLWDNIPKCSNQDLLYMVPGVPKVLFPPKIPLSSIHVDSSKMDTEGKAWTNPSIVDGSSGRGSGSELDSSSSLGYAHKCSMSPEPSNVQIISHLQEALSKVFPSLVPLDGNPQSLLLAPPKTDDGTQMNCPESNRDIGVCSSDYNPFHFMSESGGSCGSSCYNNITYSPSVPIQELTTSKTSSFPTQPLLFCNSYYHSGEAEVLKNGHPQLFLGTGQQDLNLSTNCAPLLQTDFSYHPCNGASDDSETTTSAEDTTLIYGSNDSNVSEPHNVISVVPGYQSFSEAVSKDNERGTDAFMDVPLPLKGFQDVDSSEPLIYDVNPCYHSLPDPGCCLPPSDCDYQALQSLGQNSPDQWVSDKLLNKCLMTEIPQSSMGNMPLNVIPNSQGGQCPIPGSPFLTAFCSVQAMQIDNDSSYHCV